Below is a genomic region from Spirosoma radiotolerans.
GGACGTCCCGTTATCGAAGCGTTCCGGACACAATATCCCAATTACAAGATTCTGCTAACGTTTTTTTCGCCCTCGGGTTACGAAGTCCGAAAAGACTACGAGGGTGCCGATTACATCGTTTATCTGCCTGCCGATACACCCGCTAATGCCCGGCAATTTATCGAGTTAGCGCGTCCCCAAATTGCGTTTTTTATTAAATATGAGTTCTGGTACAACTACCTCCGTGCTTTAAAAGCGGCTCAGGTACCCGTCGTTTTGTTTTCGGCGATCTTCCGCCCAGATCAGCTTTTTTTCAAGCCCTGGGGCCAATTTTACCGGAATATGCTTCACTACTTTGATCATATTCTGGTACAGAACCAAGAATCGGTCTTCCTGTTGTCCAGCATCCACATCACCAACGTAACGCTCGCGGGTGATACACGCTTTGATCGGGTGGCGCAGGTTGTTACGACCAAAAAGTCCATTCCGATAGCGGAAGCGTTCAAGAAAACTAGTCCACTATTGGTTGTCGGCAGCGCCTGGCCTGAAGATATGGCCGTTTTAATACCTTTTCTGAATTCGTTCACAAGTCCGCTAAAAGTAATTATTGCTCCGCACGAAATTCAGGATGAGGAAATCGAACGGTGGCGAAGTCAACTGACGAAACGCTCCATTCGTTTCTCCGAAATAGCTGATGGCGCTCCTGCTACAGCCGATATCCTGATTATTGATAACGTCGGTATGCTTTCATCGCTCTATCAATACGGCGAGTTTGCCTACATCGGCGGGGCGTTTAGGCAGGGATTACATAATATTCTGGAAGCCGCGACCTTTGGCATGCCGTTATTTTTTGGACCGGAATTTGCCAAATTTCAGGAAGCCGTCGATCTGGTCAATGAAGGTGCCGCGTTTCCAATCAGCAGTGTTACCGAACTATCCTCCGACTTCAGCAAACAGTATGAAAATGCCGAAGAAGCCAGTCAGATCA
It encodes:
- a CDS encoding 3-deoxy-D-manno-octulosonic acid transferase; this encodes MFSGLYNTGIVAYQTLLRLVAPFIPKARLWVDGRHDWARKLQQQLAGNKKPLAWFHAASLGEFEQGRPVIEAFRTQYPNYKILLTFFSPSGYEVRKDYEGADYIVYLPADTPANARQFIELARPQIAFFIKYEFWYNYLRALKAAQVPVVLFSAIFRPDQLFFKPWGQFYRNMLHYFDHILVQNQESVFLLSSIHITNVTLAGDTRFDRVAQVVTTKKSIPIAEAFKKTSPLLVVGSAWPEDMAVLIPFLNSFTSPLKVIIAPHEIQDEEIERWRSQLTKRSIRFSEIADGAPATADILIIDNVGMLSSLYQYGEFAYIGGAFRQGLHNILEAATFGMPLFFGPEFAKFQEAVDLVNEGAAFPISSVTELSSDFSKQYENAEEASQISCQYVQRNIGATTKVMEVVRKLMSESGPPVRSE